In Myxococcus stipitatus, the following are encoded in one genomic region:
- a CDS encoding tRNA-uridine aminocarboxypropyltransferase codes for MRSLCLRCRRPESACYCSQLPPRLDTRTRVVFLQHPRERRVAIGTARMAHLALANSELHQGVDFTGHARLEELAARPESVAVLFPGEEAISVEQARMRPPETLIVVDGTWPQAKKVVSRNPVLAGLPRIGFVPRRPSNYRIRAEPADHCVSTIEAVVEILGLLEGEPERFDTMLRAFEYMVDTQLGRQSTRTSPNRRRIHYGPWRPPLELRSLAEKFENLVVFYGEANAHPTGADIPAELVHVVASRPASGERFEAVIAPERPLARSTPLHVELSEEVLRAGEPRSEALARFERFLRPDDELAVWTTFALDLLWEGGVSRRSATNVRLATARALEGKAGGVEHAMELLSGPDVPRWAPGRAGTRIRALESVLRVLVERGLAQEPMKRVKQPTVVHG; via the coding sequence GTGCGTTCCCTTTGTCTTCGTTGCCGCCGCCCCGAGAGCGCTTGCTACTGCTCGCAACTGCCGCCCCGGTTGGACACGCGGACCCGCGTCGTCTTCCTCCAGCACCCGCGTGAGCGCCGCGTGGCCATTGGTACGGCGCGCATGGCGCACCTGGCGCTGGCGAACTCGGAGTTGCACCAGGGCGTCGATTTCACCGGACATGCGCGGCTGGAGGAGCTGGCTGCCCGGCCGGAGTCCGTCGCGGTGCTCTTCCCGGGTGAGGAAGCCATCTCCGTGGAGCAGGCGCGGATGCGTCCGCCGGAGACGCTCATCGTCGTGGACGGCACGTGGCCGCAGGCGAAGAAGGTCGTCAGCCGCAACCCGGTGCTCGCGGGGCTGCCTCGTATCGGGTTCGTGCCGCGGCGGCCGAGCAACTACCGCATTCGCGCCGAGCCCGCGGACCACTGTGTCTCCACGATTGAGGCGGTGGTGGAGATCCTGGGGTTGTTGGAGGGTGAGCCCGAGCGCTTCGACACGATGCTGAGGGCGTTCGAGTACATGGTGGATACGCAGTTGGGGCGGCAGTCGACGAGGACGTCGCCCAATCGGCGGCGAATCCACTACGGCCCGTGGCGTCCGCCGCTGGAGTTGCGCTCGTTGGCGGAGAAGTTCGAGAACCTGGTCGTGTTCTACGGCGAGGCGAATGCGCACCCGACGGGGGCGGACATTCCCGCGGAGCTGGTGCACGTGGTGGCGAGCAGGCCGGCATCGGGAGAGCGCTTCGAGGCGGTCATTGCTCCGGAGCGGCCGCTGGCTCGTAGCACGCCGCTGCATGTGGAGTTGTCCGAGGAGGTGCTGCGCGCCGGGGAGCCTCGGAGCGAGGCGCTCGCGCGGTTCGAGCGGTTCCTTCGTCCGGATGACGAGCTGGCGGTGTGGACGACCTTCGCGTTGGATTTGTTGTGGGAGGGCGGGGTGAGCCGCAGGTCCGCGACCAACGTGCGGCTCGCCACGGCGCGGGCGCTGGAGGGCAAGGCGGGCGGGGTGGAGCACGCGATGGAGCTCCTGAGCGGCCCGGATGTGCCTCGCTGGGCTCCCGGACGTGCGGGAACGCGCATCCGCGCGCTGGAGTCCGTGCTGCGCGTGCTCGTGGAGCGTGGCCTCGCGCAAGAGCCGATGAAGCGCGTGAAGCAGCCTACGGTGGTCCACGGCTGA